In Ensifer canadensis, a genomic segment contains:
- a CDS encoding winged helix-turn-helix domain-containing protein, which produces MTIRLSNSDARRIFLAKQGLSGAPHRALGKDGLLKLIHDIGFVQVDSIATVERAHHQILFSRNQTYRREHLTSLLEDDRELFEHWTHDASIIPSSFYRYWKHRFKWEGETIVDRWSKWRGEGFEKGCDETYERIAKGGPVLARDLKEAEHESGGWWNWHPSKTALEVLWRTGKLAIARRENFQKVYDLTERVIPPHHQDGEVEHHEFIDWACRSALERLGFATHGEIAAFWDLVSPDEAKAWVAEHRDELIDVSIEPIDGGKPRSSYALAGFPDELGDIPDPPGRVRVLSPFDPLLRDRNRTERLFGFFYRIEIFVPEPKREYGYYVFPLIEGDRLIGRIDMKADRKRGSLDVRRLWLERGVKPSSGRMERIDAELERVARFAGVERIERLDGWNASLS; this is translated from the coding sequence ATGACGATTCGGCTCTCCAATAGCGATGCCCGGCGCATCTTCCTCGCAAAGCAGGGCCTTTCCGGCGCGCCGCACCGCGCGCTCGGCAAGGATGGCCTACTGAAGCTGATCCATGACATCGGCTTCGTTCAGGTTGACAGCATCGCGACGGTGGAACGCGCCCATCATCAGATCCTGTTCTCGCGCAACCAGACCTATCGCCGCGAACATTTGACATCGCTGCTTGAAGACGACCGCGAACTGTTCGAGCACTGGACCCATGACGCTTCGATCATCCCCAGCAGCTTCTACCGCTACTGGAAGCACCGCTTCAAATGGGAAGGCGAGACCATCGTCGACCGTTGGAGCAAGTGGCGCGGCGAGGGATTTGAAAAAGGCTGCGACGAAACCTACGAGCGCATCGCCAAGGGCGGTCCCGTGCTTGCCCGCGACCTCAAGGAGGCCGAACACGAGTCCGGCGGCTGGTGGAACTGGCATCCGTCGAAGACTGCGCTTGAGGTGCTGTGGCGCACCGGCAAGCTGGCGATCGCCAGGCGCGAGAATTTCCAGAAGGTCTACGACCTGACAGAGCGGGTGATCCCGCCGCACCACCAGGATGGCGAGGTGGAGCATCACGAGTTCATAGACTGGGCCTGCCGCAGCGCCCTTGAACGCTTGGGCTTTGCCACCCACGGCGAAATCGCCGCGTTCTGGGATCTGGTCTCTCCGGACGAAGCGAAGGCCTGGGTGGCGGAACATCGCGACGAACTGATCGACGTGTCGATCGAGCCGATCGACGGCGGCAAGCCACGGTCGTCCTATGCGCTTGCGGGTTTTCCTGACGAGCTTGGCGATATTCCCGACCCGCCGGGCCGCGTGCGCGTGCTGAGCCCGTTCGATCCGTTGCTGCGCGACCGCAATCGCACCGAGCGGCTGTTCGGCTTCTTCTATCGCATCGAGATCTTCGTGCCTGAGCCGAAGCGGGAATACGGCTACTATGTCTTCCCGCTGATCGAAGGCGATCGCCTGATCGGCCGCATCGACATGAAGGCCGACCGCAAGCGCGGCAGTCTCGATGTGCGCCGGCTCTGGCTGGAGCGTGGCGTCAAGCCGTCCTCTGGGCGCATGGAGCGCATAGATGCAGAACTCGAACGCGTCGCCCGCTTCGCCGGGGTCGAGCGCATCGAACGCCTCGATGGCTGGAACGCTTCGCTCTCCTGA
- the tldD gene encoding metalloprotease TldD, whose product MNTDLMSLFDADEAAIRKVLSETLAGADDGELFLEHAQAEVLSFDNGRLKGGSFNTDQGFGLRAVAGESVGYAHAGELSLAALRRAADAVGQVTRGYAGSYAAAPQRTNTKLYGDENPIGEPSFEAKVALLQEIDAYLRARDPKVRQVTASIAASWQLVDILRADGHRVQDIRPMTRINISVVAGDGDRQESGSYGIGGRRGFGDFITEENWKKGADEALRQALVNLDAIDAPAGTLDVVLASGWPGVMLHEAVGHGLEGDFNRKKTSAFAGLLGEQVAAKGVTVVDDGTIEARRGSISIDDEGTPSGYNVLIEDGKLVGYMQDRQNARLMGMQPTGNGRRQGYAHVPMPRMTNTYMLSGDRTPEEIIASVKKGIYAVSFGGGQVDITSGKFVFGCTEAYMIENGKIGAPVKGAMLIGNGPDAMKRVTMVGNDTKLDTGIGNCGKAGQWLPVGVGQPHLRMDQITVGGTQA is encoded by the coding sequence ATGAACACCGATCTGATGAGCCTCTTCGATGCCGACGAGGCAGCGATCCGCAAGGTTCTGTCGGAGACGCTTGCCGGCGCCGACGATGGTGAGCTGTTTCTCGAACATGCCCAGGCCGAAGTGCTCTCCTTCGACAACGGCCGGCTGAAGGGCGGCAGCTTCAACACCGACCAGGGTTTTGGTCTGCGTGCGGTCGCCGGCGAATCGGTCGGCTATGCCCATGCCGGTGAGCTGTCGCTGGCAGCACTTCGCCGTGCCGCCGATGCAGTCGGCCAGGTGACGCGCGGTTATGCCGGCTCCTATGCCGCAGCGCCGCAACGCACCAACACGAAGCTCTATGGCGACGAAAACCCGATCGGCGAGCCGAGCTTTGAGGCGAAGGTCGCGCTTCTGCAGGAAATCGACGCCTATCTGCGTGCACGCGATCCCAAGGTCAGGCAGGTGACGGCCTCGATCGCCGCAAGCTGGCAGCTGGTCGATATCCTGCGCGCCGATGGCCACCGGGTTCAGGACATCAGGCCGATGACGCGCATCAACATCTCCGTGGTTGCCGGCGATGGCGACCGTCAGGAAAGCGGCTCCTACGGCATCGGCGGACGCCGCGGCTTCGGCGACTTCATCACCGAGGAGAACTGGAAGAAGGGTGCCGACGAGGCACTACGCCAGGCGCTCGTCAATCTCGACGCGATCGATGCGCCGGCCGGTACCCTGGACGTGGTGTTGGCCTCGGGTTGGCCGGGTGTGATGCTGCACGAAGCCGTCGGCCACGGCCTTGAAGGCGACTTCAACCGCAAGAAGACCTCCGCTTTTGCCGGCCTGCTCGGCGAGCAGGTTGCTGCCAAGGGTGTGACAGTCGTCGATGACGGTACGATCGAGGCCCGGCGTGGCTCGATCTCGATCGATGATGAGGGCACGCCATCGGGCTACAACGTGTTGATCGAGGACGGCAAGCTCGTTGGCTACATGCAGGACCGGCAGAACGCCCGGCTGATGGGCATGCAGCCGACCGGCAACGGCCGGCGCCAGGGTTATGCCCATGTGCCGATGCCGCGCATGACCAACACCTACATGCTGTCCGGCGACCGGACGCCCGAGGAAATCATCGCCTCGGTGAAGAAGGGCATCTATGCCGTCTCCTTCGGTGGTGGCCAGGTGGACATCACCTCCGGCAAGTTCGTCTTCGGCTGCACCGAGGCCTACATGATCGAGAACGGCAAGATCGGCGCGCCGGTCAAGGGCGCGATGCTGATCGGCAATGGCCCCGACGCGATGAAGCGCGTGACGATGGTTGGCAACGACACCAAGCTCGACACCGGCATCGGCAACTGCGGCAAGGCCGGGCAATGGTTGCCGGTCGGCGTCGGCCAGCCGCATCTGCGCATGGACCAGATCACCGTCGGCGGCACGCAGGCCTAA
- a CDS encoding D-alanyl-D-alanine carboxypeptidase family protein, whose translation MRRLLLAMCALALGSATAFAGSASLVLDARTGKVLSSENADTLNHPASLTKMMTLYLTFEALRRGDMNWDSKIKVSRAAAAQPPMKLGLKPGSTITVREAVYAMIVRSANDAAAAMSERLGGSEQNFARKMTAKARQLGMSRTVFINASGLPASRQVTTARDMSTLAVALIRDYPREYRLFATPSFTFRGRKIRGHNNLMYRYDGMDGIKTGYTNASGFNLVSAVRDGNRRVIGVVMGGRTARSRDDKMAALLNRHVGKASNGRQLVAAAKTRSAAAAEVEVASAATMSDVPLPFTAAHRAKGDSVAALIAASSTTVVPAERPTAMVEEENAAVVPAAGRWQIQISAAPSAEAARALLAQAQAAGGDMLAEASPYTEAVGEGAGTIYRARFVGFSSRDAAASACSALKKRSYDCVLLPSRG comes from the coding sequence ATCCGCCGCCTCCTTTTGGCGATGTGCGCTCTCGCTCTGGGGTCTGCGACGGCGTTTGCCGGCAGCGCTTCGTTGGTGCTCGATGCGCGCACGGGCAAAGTCCTGTCGTCGGAGAATGCGGACACGCTGAACCACCCGGCATCGCTCACCAAGATGATGACGCTGTACCTCACCTTCGAGGCGCTCCGGCGCGGCGACATGAACTGGGACAGCAAGATCAAGGTATCGAGGGCGGCGGCGGCCCAGCCGCCGATGAAACTGGGCCTGAAGCCGGGTAGCACGATCACCGTGCGCGAAGCAGTCTATGCCATGATCGTCCGCTCGGCGAACGACGCAGCCGCCGCGATGAGCGAAAGGCTCGGCGGTTCGGAGCAGAACTTCGCCAGGAAAATGACGGCTAAGGCGCGCCAACTGGGCATGAGCCGCACCGTCTTCATCAACGCATCCGGCCTGCCCGCAAGCAGGCAGGTGACCACCGCACGCGATATGTCGACGCTCGCGGTGGCGCTGATACGCGATTACCCCAGGGAATACCGGCTGTTTGCCACGCCGAGCTTCACGTTTCGCGGTCGCAAGATTCGCGGCCATAACAACCTGATGTACCGCTATGACGGCATGGACGGCATCAAGACCGGCTACACCAATGCCTCCGGCTTCAATCTCGTCAGTGCCGTCAGGGACGGCAACCGCCGCGTCATCGGCGTGGTGATGGGCGGGCGCACGGCGCGCAGCCGCGACGACAAGATGGCGGCATTGCTCAACCGCCATGTCGGCAAAGCCTCCAATGGCCGCCAGTTGGTGGCCGCTGCCAAGACGCGGAGTGCTGCTGCAGCTGAGGTCGAGGTCGCATCTGCCGCCACGATGTCGGACGTGCCGCTGCCCTTCACGGCAGCCCATCGTGCCAAGGGCGACAGCGTTGCGGCATTGATCGCCGCGTCATCCACGACGGTCGTGCCGGCCGAACGGCCGACGGCCATGGTCGAAGAGGAAAACGCCGCTGTCGTTCCAGCCGCCGGCCGCTGGCAGATCCAGATCTCGGCGGCACCTTCGGCTGAAGCGGCCCGCGCGCTTCTGGCACAGGCGCAAGCAGCCGGAGGCGACATGCTGGCGGAGGCGTCTCCCTATACGGAAGCGGTGGGCGAAGGCGCCGGCACCATCTATCGCGCCCGCTTCGTCGGCTTCAGCAGCCGTGATGCTGCCGCTTCCGCCTGCAGCGCGCTGAAGAAGCGCTCCTACGACTGCGTGCTGCTGCCCTCGCGAGGCTAA
- a CDS encoding polysaccharide deacetylase family protein — MAGGITASIRTRARRAAIAGGLELAHGLSRAGLMPDARRRGAIFTLHHVRPRVARAFDPNAHLEITPEFLDRAITRLKRDGYRFIALDDLPTALADEGAAPFACFTLDDGYRNNLDHAQPVFTRHGVPFTVFVTGGFVDRTHTLWWETLADLLSATTQFRFDFGSGVEVLKAESSADKHAIFGRMAAYIHSREEIVSVAELDAAALEHGIDALAITKTLTLDEAGLRLLIENPLASLGAHAISHRAVARLGDEQASQEIEASAARVEAIVGQRPRSFAYPYGDRPAVSPRDQRLAADLGFTVAVTTMPGTVAAATPLDALPRISLNGHFQRARYVSALASGIPFRLGRS, encoded by the coding sequence ATGGCGGGTGGGATCACGGCAAGCATCAGGACGAGGGCGCGGCGCGCGGCAATCGCCGGTGGGCTTGAGTTGGCGCACGGTCTAAGCCGCGCTGGCCTGATGCCTGATGCCCGTCGGCGCGGCGCTATTTTCACCCTGCATCACGTCCGCCCGCGGGTTGCCCGGGCCTTTGATCCGAACGCCCATCTCGAAATCACCCCGGAGTTTCTCGATAGGGCCATCACCCGGCTGAAGCGGGACGGCTATCGCTTCATTGCGCTCGACGATTTGCCGACGGCGCTTGCCGACGAGGGTGCAGCGCCCTTCGCCTGCTTCACCCTCGACGACGGGTATCGCAACAATCTCGACCATGCCCAGCCGGTCTTTACGCGGCACGGCGTGCCGTTCACCGTTTTCGTGACCGGCGGGTTCGTCGACCGCACCCATACGCTCTGGTGGGAAACGCTGGCCGATCTGCTCTCGGCAACCACGCAGTTCCGGTTTGATTTCGGTAGCGGCGTGGAGGTACTCAAGGCTGAAAGTAGCGCCGACAAGCACGCGATATTTGGCCGTATGGCCGCCTACATCCACAGTCGCGAGGAAATTGTTTCGGTTGCCGAGCTCGACGCGGCGGCGCTGGAACATGGGATCGATGCGTTGGCTATCACCAAAACGCTGACGCTCGACGAAGCCGGTCTCCGTCTCCTGATTGAAAACCCGCTCGCCAGCCTCGGGGCGCACGCCATAAGCCACCGCGCCGTCGCGCGGCTCGGTGATGAACAGGCAAGCCAGGAGATCGAGGCATCCGCCGCCCGCGTCGAAGCCATTGTCGGCCAAAGGCCGCGCAGCTTTGCCTATCCCTATGGGGATCGCCCGGCTGTCTCGCCGCGCGATCAAAGGCTTGCAGCCGATCTCGGCTTTACGGTTGCGGTCACCACCATGCCGGGCACGGTCGCGGCGGCGACGCCGCTAGACGCCTTGCCGCGCATTTCACTTAACGGCCATTTCCAGCGTGCCCGTTACGTTTCGGCGCTCGCCTCGGGCATTCCATTTCGGCTCGGTCGAAGCTAG
- the pdxH gene encoding pyridoxamine 5'-phosphate oxidase: MAVNELTSGDFTEANEPFSLFGTWLKDAEGSEINDPNAVALATVDPDGLPNVRMVLLKDFDERGFVFYTNFESQKGREILGARKAAMCFHWKSLRRQVRLRGPVEIVSEAEADEYFKSRPRGSRIGAWASKQSRPLESRFALEKAVAEYTARHALGEIPRPEYWSGFRIRPTSIEFWHDRPFRLHDRLEFRRETPEGGWEKVRMYP, translated from the coding sequence ATGGCGGTGAATGAGTTAACAAGCGGTGACTTCACGGAAGCAAATGAGCCCTTTTCCCTTTTCGGCACATGGCTGAAAGACGCGGAAGGCAGCGAGATCAACGACCCGAATGCCGTGGCGCTGGCGACCGTCGACCCCGACGGGTTGCCGAATGTGCGCATGGTTCTGCTCAAGGATTTCGACGAGCGCGGCTTCGTCTTCTACACCAATTTCGAAAGCCAGAAGGGCCGCGAAATTCTCGGCGCCCGCAAGGCCGCCATGTGTTTCCACTGGAAATCGCTCCGGCGCCAGGTACGGCTGCGCGGGCCTGTCGAAATCGTCTCGGAGGCCGAGGCGGACGAATATTTCAAGTCGCGACCGCGCGGCAGCCGCATCGGCGCCTGGGCTTCGAAACAGTCCCGTCCGCTCGAAAGCCGCTTCGCGTTGGAAAAAGCGGTTGCCGAATACACGGCCCGCCATGCGCTTGGCGAAATCCCCCGTCCGGAATACTGGTCCGGCTTTCGCATCCGCCCGACCTCGATCGAGTTCTGGCACGACCGGCCATTCCGACTGCACGACCGCCTGGAGTTCCGTCGCGAGACACCGGAAGGTGGCTGGGAAAAGGTGCGGATGTACCCATGA
- a CDS encoding RT0821/Lpp0805 family surface protein, with product MQDIAKWIDGKKGYSFSVMRGAAICLPVLIMSGCMGAGLDMFGSGVDRTVSTGTVPVAKTSDGLSDAVLIRNAVTSAELGQGSLNPIPWANATSGSAGVISSIQEDNASGMLCRRFTTTRHSYEGIAKFDGSTCKLSDGEWYLTSFGPRS from the coding sequence GTGCAAGACATAGCAAAGTGGATCGATGGCAAGAAGGGGTATTCCTTCTCGGTGATGCGTGGCGCGGCAATTTGCCTGCCCGTGCTCATTATGTCCGGTTGCATGGGAGCCGGCCTCGACATGTTCGGCAGTGGTGTCGATCGCACCGTTTCAACCGGTACCGTTCCCGTTGCCAAAACCTCCGACGGCCTTTCCGATGCGGTCCTGATTCGCAACGCCGTGACCTCAGCCGAACTCGGGCAGGGGTCGCTCAACCCTATTCCCTGGGCAAACGCCACGTCCGGCAGCGCCGGCGTCATCAGCAGCATTCAGGAAGACAACGCCAGCGGCATGCTTTGCCGTCGTTTCACCACGACCCGCCATTCCTATGAGGGCATTGCCAAGTTCGACGGCAGCACCTGCAAGCTCAGCGATGGCGAGTGGTATCTCACCAGCTTCGGTCCGCGCTCCTGA
- a CDS encoding J domain-containing protein, translating to MRDPYAILGVRRTAGQDEIKAAWRSVAKAIHPDHNQDDPTAAERFAEAGKAYELLRDPKLRSRYDYARREAELRRMEAMKAKMRGPEPEEQPVDAETAEEAVSRIFGTESRTSAARPAPKPAAAKAPERPAAAPEPKPEPVTEPKQEAVAKTEPPLMQRAAAPAAELVAAIVRRIRGRAAKPADKVPDLAVDLTVTIQDLIDRQRLSLELPDGETFKVQIPPGAVDGQTIRLAEQGYRVTRMTRGDVVVTLRVDQSGDFRTSGLDLFTTLSVDLQSAVLGCEHVIATPIGEATVVVPAWSGSDKVIRVDGFGLPGAYGARGDLLVELRLILRDTPDDKVTDLMKSLRDGFYL from the coding sequence ATGCGTGATCCCTATGCAATTCTCGGCGTCCGGCGCACCGCCGGTCAGGACGAAATCAAGGCGGCGTGGCGCTCGGTCGCCAAGGCCATCCATCCCGACCACAATCAGGACGACCCGACTGCCGCCGAGCGCTTTGCCGAAGCAGGCAAGGCCTACGAGCTGCTGCGCGACCCGAAGCTGAGAAGCCGCTACGACTATGCCCGGCGCGAAGCCGAGCTGCGCCGCATGGAGGCGATGAAGGCGAAGATGCGCGGCCCCGAGCCGGAGGAGCAGCCGGTCGATGCGGAAACCGCCGAAGAGGCGGTCTCGCGGATCTTCGGCACAGAGAGCCGTACCAGCGCCGCCAGGCCCGCGCCGAAGCCGGCAGCGGCCAAAGCACCCGAAAGGCCAGCCGCTGCCCCCGAGCCGAAACCCGAGCCTGTCACTGAGCCGAAGCAGGAGGCGGTCGCCAAGACGGAGCCGCCGCTGATGCAGCGTGCCGCAGCACCCGCCGCCGAGCTGGTGGCCGCCATCGTCAGACGCATTCGCGGCCGGGCGGCCAAACCCGCCGACAAGGTTCCAGATCTCGCTGTCGATCTGACCGTCACCATCCAGGACTTGATCGATCGTCAACGCCTGTCCTTGGAATTGCCCGACGGTGAAACCTTCAAGGTCCAGATACCGCCGGGTGCCGTCGACGGACAGACGATCCGCCTGGCGGAGCAGGGCTATCGCGTCACCCGCATGACACGCGGCGACGTCGTCGTCACCCTGCGCGTCGACCAGAGCGGCGATTTCCGAACCAGTGGACTCGATCTGTTCACGACACTGTCCGTCGATCTGCAGAGCGCCGTGCTGGGCTGCGAGCATGTCATCGCTACGCCGATCGGTGAGGCGACCGTTGTCGTTCCGGCCTGGTCCGGGTCGGACAAGGTCATTCGCGTCGACGGCTTCGGGCTGCCGGGTGCCTATGGCGCGCGCGGCGATCTGCTGGTCGAGTTGCGGCTCATTTTGCGCGACACGCCTGATGACAAGGTCACCGACCTCATGAAATCGCTGCGCGACGGCTTTTATTTGTGA
- the fabI gene encoding enoyl-ACP reductase FabI → MAQASGLMKGKRGVIMGVANNRSIAWGIAKSIHGQGGEVALTYQGDALKKRVEPLLAEIDGFMAGHCDVSDEATIDEVFSTLEKHWGKIDFVVHAIGFSDKDELTGRYVDTSPENFAKTMQISVYSFTSVARRAEKLMTDGGSMLTLTYYGAEKVMPNYNVMGVAKAALEASVKYLAVDLGPKNIRVNAISAGPIKTLAASGIGDFRYILKWNEYNAPLRRTVTIEEVGDVGLYMLSDLSRSVTGEVHHADSGYHVVGMKAVDAPDISVIKD, encoded by the coding sequence ATGGCTCAGGCATCGGGTTTGATGAAGGGCAAGCGTGGCGTCATCATGGGCGTCGCGAACAACCGTTCGATTGCATGGGGGATCGCGAAGTCCATCCATGGCCAGGGCGGCGAAGTTGCTCTGACCTATCAGGGTGATGCACTGAAGAAGCGCGTCGAGCCGCTCTTGGCGGAAATCGACGGTTTCATGGCCGGCCACTGCGATGTCAGCGACGAAGCCACCATCGACGAGGTTTTCTCGACGCTTGAAAAGCACTGGGGCAAGATCGACTTCGTCGTTCACGCGATCGGTTTCTCCGACAAGGACGAACTGACCGGGCGCTACGTCGACACGTCGCCGGAAAACTTCGCCAAGACGATGCAGATCTCGGTCTATTCCTTCACCTCGGTCGCCCGGCGCGCTGAAAAGCTGATGACGGACGGCGGCTCGATGCTGACGCTGACGTACTACGGCGCCGAAAAGGTCATGCCGAACTACAACGTCATGGGTGTCGCCAAGGCCGCGCTCGAAGCGAGCGTCAAATACCTGGCGGTCGACCTTGGCCCGAAGAACATCCGCGTCAATGCGATCTCTGCCGGCCCGATCAAGACACTGGCCGCCTCCGGTATCGGCGACTTCCGCTACATCCTGAAGTGGAACGAGTACAACGCACCGCTGCGTCGCACCGTCACCATCGAGGAAGTCGGCGATGTCGGCCTCTACATGCTGTCCGACCTGTCGCGCTCGGTCACGGGTGAGGTTCACCACGCCGACAGCGGCTACCATGTCGTCGGCATGAAGGCGGTAGACGCTCCGGATATCTCCGTCATCAAGGATTGA
- a CDS encoding histidine phosphatase family protein, giving the protein MLIYVIRHGQTDWNAESRLQGQKDIPLNDTGRQQATGNGLALGAILGADAAQFDFVASPLGRTRETMERLRRAMGLDPTAYRTDDRLKEVSFGDWEGFTLPELKRSVPERIAERRKVKWDFIPPGNDAESYEILSWRIAAWLKDVSKPTVCVSHGGVIRALFKLFGEMDEDEAASAAIPQDRLLRIAGNSIGWI; this is encoded by the coding sequence GTGCTGATCTATGTGATCCGTCACGGACAAACGGACTGGAATGCGGAAAGCCGCCTCCAGGGGCAGAAGGACATCCCTCTCAACGATACCGGCCGCCAGCAGGCGACCGGAAACGGGCTTGCGCTTGGTGCCATCCTCGGCGCCGACGCCGCGCAGTTCGACTTCGTCGCGAGCCCCCTCGGTCGCACCCGCGAAACGATGGAGCGCCTTCGCCGGGCCATGGGTCTTGATCCCACCGCTTACCGCACCGACGACCGGCTGAAGGAAGTCTCCTTCGGCGATTGGGAAGGTTTTACGCTACCGGAGCTGAAACGGTCCGTGCCGGAGCGCATCGCCGAGCGACGCAAAGTGAAATGGGATTTCATCCCGCCCGGCAATGATGCCGAAAGCTACGAGATCCTGTCCTGGCGGATTGCCGCATGGCTCAAGGACGTGAGCAAGCCGACGGTCTGCGTCAGCCATGGCGGCGTCATCCGTGCGCTGTTCAAGCTTTTTGGTGAGATGGACGAAGATGAGGCGGCTTCTGCTGCCATCCCGCAGGATCGTCTGTTGCGGATTGCCGGAAATTCCATCGGCTGGATCTGA
- a CDS encoding DUF1344 domain-containing protein: MRFVIAALMATAGLLAPLSAVAESADVEAVITGVDTDRLSLQLDDGKSYQAPEEFNFEGLTAGVKVLVFYTEVDGKRVINDLEIVQ; the protein is encoded by the coding sequence ATGCGTTTTGTCATTGCCGCGCTCATGGCTACCGCCGGCTTGCTTGCGCCTTTGTCGGCCGTTGCCGAAAGTGCCGATGTAGAGGCCGTTATTACCGGGGTCGATACCGATCGCCTCAGCCTTCAGCTCGACGACGGCAAAAGCTATCAGGCGCCTGAAGAATTCAATTTTGAAGGTCTCACCGCCGGCGTCAAAGTTCTCGTGTTCTACACTGAGGTCGACGGCAAGCGCGTGATCAACGATCTGGAAATCGTTCAGTAA